The Salvia miltiorrhiza cultivar Shanhuang (shh) chromosome 1, IMPLAD_Smil_shh, whole genome shotgun sequence genome has a window encoding:
- the LOC131006900 gene encoding uncharacterized protein LOC131006900, which produces MATNPNAEEQTRGTENEQEAKPVPVGWLQKIEEQYRKTKAHAEAYPYVWGSYILVYGGFGLWLTYRWRVLRNTEDRVRALQERIRKQNEEASSSAKVVERKVKYGSSTPKPPSIDKANK; this is translated from the coding sequence ATGGCGACAAACCCAAATGCAGAAGAGCAGACACGTGGAACAGAAAATGAGCAAGAAGCAAAGCCTGTGCCTGTTGGGTGGTTACAGAAAATCGAAGAGCAGTATAGGAAAACCAAAGCACATGCTGAGGCTTACCCCTATGTATGGGGGTCTTATATTCTTGTATACGGAGGTTTTGGCCTATGGTTAACCTACAGGTGGAGAGTTCTACGCAACACTGAAGACAGAGTTCGAGCTCTTCAAGAGAGGATCCGCAAACAAAATGAGGAGGCGTCTAGCTCTGCTAAAGTTGTAGAGAGAAAAGTAAAATACGGTTCATCAACACCCAAGCCACCATCTATTGATAAAGCTAACAAATAG